The following DNA comes from Anopheles arabiensis isolate DONGOLA chromosome 3, AaraD3, whole genome shotgun sequence.
TAGTGTTTCATGCCACACGGACGGGAAAGTAAGTTAACTTCAGGAATGTGGCAGCTTTTTAAAGCTGAATTAAATTTGCTGAAAATGTTGCTTAACGGTCTTTCAACGTTGTTATGAGAAGCACAGTTTAGATAGTTTTGATGCTCACATTTCTGTGCAATTAAATACGCTATTACATATCATGCTATTAATAAGGTGTATAGAAAGTTGAGTCCTAGAACATACTAAAGTTCGAAGTATTTATGGCAATTCTTAGTGCAATTAATTTGAAAGTTTGATATACAACAGCAAGTTTGTTGAACCTCTAGACTTGTACTAATACGCATGTTCTTTTTGTACTAAAACTCATGCCTTGCTGAACAATATTTTGCATGCAACATTTTTGTTGAAGCTTTTAGTGTTTCATGCCACACGAACAGGAAAAGTAAGTTAACCCCAGGAATGTGAAAGCTCTTTGAAAGCTTAATTAAATTGTGCTGCTTTGCGGTCTTTCAACGTTGTTATGAGTAGCACTTCAACGTTGTTAGAGTTTAGATAGTTTTTGTGGTGTTCGGCACCACTGGTGATGTTGCGCTCCTGGCGGCGTTTCCGAATTCACCACTTTCGGGCGTCACACTGTGGTAAGATTAAGTTAGTGTAGGTAGGAAGCGATGCTATCGTTAAGTAGTATAGGACACGAAGTATAGGACACGAAGTATAGGACACGAAGGATAGGACACGAATAGGAACGATCGGATGCGCCGATAGTGATCCTCGAGCTTGCGGGCGATCGGATGCGCCGATCGTCGCTCTCTTATCTTTCGACCGCCGACCAAGAAAGATCACGTATTTTTTCTCATCGCGTTTTCTTATCACATAcaataaaattgtaattgtatCGCGCAAGCCCTACAGTTTTGATGCTCACATTTCTGTGCAACTGACTacgtaatttaatttcatgctATAAATGAGGTGTATAGAAAATTGAGCTTTAGAACATACTAAAGTTCGAAGTATTTATGGCAATTCTTAGTGCAATTTATTCGAAAGTTTAAAATATAACAGCAAGTTTGTTGAATCTCTAGCCTTGTACTAATACGCATGTCCTTTTTGTACTAAAACTCATGCCTTGCTGAACAATATTTTGCATGCAACATTCAACACATTTTGTTGaagtttttagtgttttatgCAACACGGACAGGAAAAGAAACTTAACCCCAGCAATGTGACAGCTCTTTGAAAGCTGAATTAAATTTTCTGAAAATCTTGCTTTGCGGTCCTTCAACGTTGTTATGAGTAGCACAGTGAAGATAGTTTTGATGCTCACATTTCTGTGCTATGGTTCTCATCAAATTGTAATATTTGAGAAAATAATTCACTCTTTGTAAAGATTATCTTAGCTTTTAGCAATTCAATAGTTTATcgttaaattttttaaaatagtttgtttttgtcgaTTGAAGAACTCTCAATATTGTGTTCGGCGTCAATTACTCACCGATTAACaataacaaatgaaaataaattaaacaaaatgtatCTTATCCACTGGTTTTTcaagaagtaaaacaaaaaagcttctgCCTTAGCTTTTATTTCAGCTTTGGAACTATGAAGGACGATTCTTCAAACTGTAGAAGTTAATTTAACGAGACATATTAGTTAAGCTATTTTAGACAGCGTGATAAACTTTAAAGCTTAAAACGAAtaacgaaaataaatattaaaaaaatatttgtatcATTCATATATCAGATGTTTGAATGCTACTCGTTCTGTCAATTAAGCTATTTTAGACACCATGATAAACTTGAAAGCTTAAAACGAATaacgaaattaaatttaaaaatttatctGTAGCATTCATATGTCAGATGTTTGAAGGCTACTCTTTCTGTCAATTAatattgtaaaatattcataacatTATCAGCTTCAATTTTGTAATAAAGTTAAAGTAACACatgatttaatttctttcaaGACGCCAAACAGGCAAGTTCATCCATCAAACACTTTTCTTCCTGTGGCGATAGATTTTTCTGCCATTTATTGCTGCTCGTACAACGGGAGATTAATTTACATTTGCTTAGGTGGCAGGAGTTATACACTTGCTGCTAACATAGTAACATCGCTATATGCACATGTAATTCGTACTTCGTATAACATTTGTTAGGTTCCCTGGCGTTGAGAGAAAAGGGGAGGAGAGGTGGAGGGGGAAAGAGGGGTAGGAGATGGCTGCGATCCTTATCATAACGTCTTAACGGTGACTAAAGCGATgcccaccaccaaccaaccgaaGGGACCGTGTGCTCCacaggaagaagaagcagccgAAGCGGTCAGTAGAATTTCGTTAATTTTGTTATCGGTGTAGTTCTTGAGAAACGTCGTTGACCCCAGATAGTTCGACTGTTGAATGACCTGGTTTTCCACCTGTTTCGTTTTGGCTGCCagggagagaaagcgagagaaacAATACCCGGTCATCCAGTTAGGAAGCGTTTGAAGCGTCTGAATGGTCGTTGCAAATGCTTACATGTTTTACGGTACACTCGCACCGACTCTTCCGTAGTGCCGAGGGAATTTTTGGCCACACATTTGTACACACCGTAGTCGGACGCCTTCTCCAGCCGGATGGTGATGCGCATCGTCACCTTGAAGACGTGATCCTCGAGCGTGGAGTCGTACGTGCCGCCCTGCAGTATGATTTCGCCCTTGCCCTTCATCCAGTAGTTGATGGAGTTCGGCTGGGCCTCGCTGTGGCACTCGAGGGTAACCCGGCCGCCCAGCTCGGCGTAGTACTGGCGCGTCGGCAGCCGCACAATCGGTTGGACTGAAATTTGAAAGCAAGCAAATCGAGTGCGAGTGAGAGATCTTTATCCGGCCGGCCTAAACACGTGGCACACGCCTTACAGTTGACTGTTACGATAATTCGTTTGCTGACCGTCGGGGGCACACCGTTTGATGCGATGCAGTGATAGGAGCCGGCGTTATGCCGCTGGATGTGGTAGATGTGCAGCATCGCTCCGTCGTGGCTCGTTACTATGCACGAATGATGATTAAGTTATTATTAGGGGAACCGGTACTACGTTCGGGCCGGTGTCGGTGGGTGTGCGCCAGCTAAGCGAAATGAATAATACATACTTCCGGAATCCTCCACGGATGTGATCGACTTGTCGCCCTCCCGCTTCCAGTTGACGGTTGGCTCGGGGACGCCCGTTGCGGCACAGGTGAGCGTTACGTTGGTACCCTCCAGCACCACCATATCCTGGCTGGTGGGATAGTCGAGAATGTCGGGCGGGACTGGCGCCGGGGCAGACGGATTATTGGAATCAGAGCACAAAGATgtaaacaataattattgatctCGACATTAGCGCCTTGGCGAATGAGTAAATTTGAGGCTAAAGTGCGTGATAGAGGAGTTAGGCTAGTCGATGGAGGTACATTATGACATTGGAGAGGTTTTAATGCTGCTATCGCGACACATATTGCTGAGCTACTGTGGTGCTCGCCCCGAATTACAGCTGCGTTTACGTTGCTTACACTATATTATGCATCTTCCCTGCATGCAGATGAGACACTTAATATTCCCCCtaacataaaaacaatcaaaatctGCTTAGCACCGATTACCATAAGAAGGCAAAACACTCACAGACCAGCCCCGCGCGCACTTTGTCTCATTGGCATATGAAAGAAAGTGTCGTATTCCACACCCTACCGAaatgaaagcaacacaaaattgTGTCGAAAATCTTTAATCTTATGTTTGCGTGTTTGCAGATAGGATAATAATTTATCGTAAACAGCCTAGCGAAGAACGCACACGGCAACTATTTGACCGCACTGCCACACATTCCCCATGAAATGGTCAGCCCGGCTAGCCTATCTTTAAATGCCGAGGCAATACGGTGAAGCCTCGTTAAGTCAACACCCGCTCAAGAAGGTCATAAAAATCTCCATAAAACTTATTTCCCTTCAGGCTTCAGGTTGCCCTCATTACtatcaaaacaatttccacccccccaaaacacacacacatacacaccgtgACTGGCTGGAGAGGGTGTGTCTGCACCTTCCGGTTCTCACTAAGCAGGTgtgtttaaattttcatcataaCCATTTACGTTGTGTTGCTGTGGGACTTCCAACCGTCCGAAAACCACCCTTCGCTTCCATCGGTAGCAATGAAAGTGAAAGTATTTGCACGCAATTTCGTCACTTTTACCCCTTGCGGCGGTGTCAATGAAAGttttggaagcttttttgggAAGCCCCTCGTCCGGACTACTAGGCACGTGTCCTTCAGCAAGCTGTCTTgcgacagagcgagaaaaggaATTTCTACGCATTGTCTTGCTGTAGTACAGCTGGCTGACTGTGCGTTTGTCGTCGTATGCCTCCGCCAGCAGGGCAGCTAGTGGCCCTACTGTTGCGGCACTATTTCACTTCGAgcaattcaacatcaaactcaAGAAGCACCACGAATAGGCAAGGCGAACGATTAATTGTGCGCCATTGGATGGTCGGAGGTGAAGGTTGCGGTGTGAATGCGTTTGAAGCCTGATGCTTTCACCTTGCTGAAACGTGATTTCACATCACCCGATATAGCAAACGCCCCGGCTGGGGTGAGGATTTGCGGTGAAACCCAAAAGGAGTAACGTGTTACGTCGATGATTGTTCTTTCGGAACTTCAAACGACTGGGAAGTTGTAGTGAAACTTGTGCGGTTTTCGTGCCACGTCGCAATAGAAGGTGTTGTTGACTAGTGCGCTGCAGCTCTCGATCCGTCAGCGATGGTACGTCACGTTTTAAAGAAGCAAGCGCGGACGGCAAACCGAGCACGGGTGCTAACATTTAGGGCAATCAGAATCGCGAATGACTCGTTTGATAGTTATTTTCAAGAGAGAAAAGTGAATGAGAAAAATGTAGCAGTGACTTTCCTAGGACCTCCAACAAATCAATGCATCAAGTGCaagatttttgtgtgttttttttttaaataaacattattaattttaattagaaTAACTGATAgactttttgttgttattccTTTTCCTTGAACTCATGAAGAAATAAATTGAAGTCGGTTGGACttgtaattataattttttttaattcacaaAGAATGGcttcggccgtattgcttTAATTTTGGATTTAATAGTTCTCAATATGTGCATAATCATTCATTGATATATGTCACTTAGTTTATCttgaaaagatgaaaaaaagtatttttactacattttcttcttatgcgtcctaaaaatatcaaaataaacGCTTTGTTATGAAAGGCCGTTAAATACGTAGCAAACATTCTCGATTTCTTTTTCTAGCCAACAAGCTAAAATTTCTACGTATCAGTGCAAAAAGCATGTTTGTTCGTACACAAATGGTGAAATCCGATATACGTAACAGTTAAATGGATAAAATGCTGATGATGAATTTTGTTCAATTGTCAGTCAGAAATTATAGTTTTTTGCCTTATATCATATATGGAATCTAATTTAGTTTTCTTAAAACATATTTAGAAATTGTTTGGTTTATGAATATACACGATAAGTTTTAATTACACAGAACATATTTTACAGTCTCTGCTTTGAAATGAGTCAAATTCAAACTTTTcttcaaattaaatttgttgtaaatttgttgaaaaacttaattttcattttaaattaattaatatttaatatatACAAGTGATCTTTATACCATAATGTAATTCCATAACCATAACCAAAAAGAGTTCAAAAAGATGTGAGAATATATTGCCTAATGAATCATTAAAAATATCGAACTAATATACGTGTCTTAAAGTGCTTAAGATTAAGTTTAATTCAAACAATCTACTGTTGTTTAAGCATATGCGATACAAAGCATAGAAAAgctattattgtttttattttttataaactaGAAAAGGggttagaagaaaaaatagcaAAGGTTCGAAACCTCTTACCTACAACGTCAAGGTAACCCATTTGGCTTTTCATGGGATCCGTATTGATCTGGCACATGTACCAGCCCTTGTCCGACTCCCGAATGTCTTTGATCCGCAGTTGCCAGATTCGCTGTTCGGTGTGTGTGATCGCTATTCGCTCGCTCTTCGTTATTACCAGCGTTTCAATCGTCAATATAGTCTGTGTATCAACCCGCAACCAAGCAACCTagaaaaacacacgcataAGTAATAGAATCAGAAAGGAAAAGTCCCATTATTCCACTTTAGCAGACTTTCTGATGTTCCtgacaatgatgatgatgatgatgctggtgaCCGTGAAAAACGAGGTGCTCCACTTTTTCCATTTGTGCTAATTATCCGGAAATGGTACACAATTCGAATGGGCTATCCGCGAAGGCGGAAACGTGACCAGCCAATTACCTTATATTTGTACAAATCATGCACCGTGCACGTCATCACTCCTTCGCGTCCCACCGGTACGGTTACGTTTGCAATCGGTGCACTAAATTTTGGATCAACTGCTCTCCGGTTCGGGTTTCACGATGcagcattgtgtgtgtgtggagtacGATATGCAGGAAGAGAATAGAAGCCAGAAAGAAGAAACAGTTAGCGAATGAAAAGTTTGTGTGGTCAATTAAGTTATGCTCGTGGCCGCAATCGATGGTGGAAGTGTACTGAAGCTGTTATTATTACTTTACAATCAAATAAATCTTCCGAGTGACCGAAGACGCTGGGCAGAGCTTACCGAACAGAAGGTTGGTTGATTTGTTGGCAATGGCGAGTTGCAGCATGATTATGTGACTGTTTACTTAAACGCTACTTACAAAGTGCAAGGAGGAATTGGCACGAGAGGAATGTAAAGGGTTCGATTGTTGTGAGCTTGTTGCAAGGAGTAAAAGTTTTCGCTCGGGCCGCGGTTAGAGGTTTTCCCCCCTGTGCGGCGGGCATGTGTGGTGATCGCATGTGACGACGAACGCTGCCGCCATAATGCATGTTTGGCTGCGAATGGTGCATTTATCATAAGGCTAGTATTAGTAGCGTTTAACGCAAAACGTCGGTAAACTGCAAAAGTGCATACTGTGCCGTTGGTAGGACTGGGGAAGGTCAGGACGTATTTCAACGAACCTCAGTCACACAGTCGGAACAACTGGTTGCCTAAGTAGAGGTAAACAAAGTTTCATGTGGCGATGTGGGTAAAACCCTTGGCGTCAGGAAGCATCAATTGAGGGGAGGAAGCGTAAACGGATGTAGCCGTGCGGCAAACTTTTGCAAACTCCTCCATACCCGTGTGTTGAAATCGGTGCCggaggtgtgtgtgagtgagcaaACGGTTTCTAAGTGTGTTCGCTTCCACGGTGGTTCGGTTTTGCGGTATTGATTTATAATTGCTGACGTATTTCTTTAGGGTCATTACGGGCTGTTGAGATAAAGAGCGGAGATGAAATTCAATCTGCTAACGGGAACAAGAATGTAGTACAAGAGTGGTCTGGTGGTTAATTTGCTCATTTGATGGTAGTTGTTCATATAGAACCGCATGATTAGTAAAACTatttggaatcgtttggagGAGATACTTATTGCAAGGAGTAGATAAAGATGAGCATGTATTTGTAACCTAAAATTAGCTTGCTTCATTTGCAGACAAAACCGGATATAATTCTCTGGTTCAATGTTAGTTTTTGGTTGTGGTAGCATATATGATGGTTCCTTGATCTTAATCTTAAGATAATTTAAtagaaaaatgattatttagaATGGTAGCTTATGTTTTTTGATCAAATTACCTTACTTTTTCTGTTAATATTGTCGAATAACTTTAAATAGCAAGATACATTAATTATGCTTGTTTGATTAAATCAAGCCGTTATTTAGTAAGCTTTCAACATTGTTTTCTTGAACACTGACGATAGTATTTGAGTAATAATGTTTCACTGACATGTTCTTTACGCTGCACGATAAGTTCTCCATCTTTTTATGTACTTTTGATTCATCTTCGCTGTGCCAACCACGTGATATGTACGAAATGAAGATTTGATTATGTCCATGTGCATAAAGTAGGTCAGACAAAATTTAAGAGAGGTAGCTAGACGTTTTAACATGTTGGCAATATAATTAACAGTTGTTGGTACCATGCATTGATAACAGAagctttttaaaatattaattagtCAAACAAATCACAACATCAGAATAAAGCTATGATAGACGACACTTATCACCCTCAAGAGCTCGTGCAAACAGATAATGCAAGTAATAATCAGCTTTATACAGTATTTCTCGGTTTATCATGGACTACGAAGTCACGGTAGGGTCTTGAGCACTTGGCATGCACTAAAATCCCAGAACTAGAATACTCACAATCCGAGCCAATTATTTGACAATCACAGCATACAATATATAATGACTTTTTACTCTTCGTAATTCTGAATAAATGAACTTCCTCTACAGAAtgaggtaagtaaaagtgCAGTAAAAAGTGAAAGAGCCAATCCTTTTTGTGTCTTCTTTTGCCCTCCCGTCTCTTTTGCCTACAATTTCTCGCCAAAAAGGGAAAGTGTCTGGGAATTCGCGAACAATGCTGCAATTGTCATCTCATCGATCCCTTGATCATAGTTAAAAAACGCGACCGTGACCGTTAGCTGAAGATAAGAAACTTCTCGAACTGTTTACCACCCAGTGGGGATGAGTATCCTTTTTCTACGCATTCGGAGTATAATTTTCAACCAACCCTCTACGCACTTAattctttttaaatttgagCTCCTTTTGTGTGAGGGTTTATTTTTGTGCGAGCTATCTGTTCAAAAGATGCAGGTTGACTATCTTGGCAATGCCCAGCTGTCTATTGTTCTGCAAAGAGTGTTActtttgtgctttgtttggCTTACTCCCGCTGGTGTGATGGAAGAAGTTACCCCAACCAAAACCTTACAGATGTACGcaaatattttgataaacTCACAGCGAGCAGTCTTTATCCTTTTCTTTGCAGTTTGCTCTTTGCTGGTTAAGTCGGCGGTCTCAAAGGGAAACCAAGTTCAGAGGGTTAATCCAAAAAATGTGTCTGTCTGAAAAAGACAATGTTTATCAAAAGTTTACGTTTTGAGACTGATACGTTTACGTTTTTAGCCTGCCTCGTATTGGATATCTGAAACAAATTGTGGCGCGACGAAACGTATAAAATATATTAGTCcgatattttcttttgtcACTTTTCTTCTCGGTTCTTAGGGGGATAGTTTCAACACTCCTTTGCTAGTGAGGAAAggaattaaaatcacttttGCCCTATCCACCGTAACATAAAAACCCGAAACGTGAACCCTGCCGAAGGCAAAAATGGGTGaaattagaataataaattagtAATGACATAATTTGTATTTGATTTCGCTTTTATTTGTCACCTCGTGGCCCACCAGGGGAATGAGAAATGGCGCCAGTTCCAGTGGATTCTCCCTTTCGTTTCGATTCTCTACGGCATTTCTTTCACATTTCGTACGAGTAAATCAAACCTTGCGGTAAGAACGAAACACAACCACAGaccagagagaaagagagactgTAATGGGTAAAGGAGTAAGGCGGACCCAAAACCACTGTCTCGCACCTATTGCTGTCAGCGGGCGGAGAGCCACTTTTGGTtgtggtgtaaatatttttattgcatgcTTGGGGCAGATTTAACACTCATTTTCCTTTTGGTCATAGCGCAGCGTTTCCTTCTTCCTGCTcccttgtgtgttttgtttaatgctGGATTGCCATAAGCGTTGTGGTGACTTTTCGTGGTTCGCTAATCGTCAAACACGGAAAATAATGACGAAGAAAGGATGAGAAAATTACTCATTTCCAGCCATAAGTTCAACCGCTTCTCGGCAtcaggcttttttttttggtttactccatttgtttatttgttttctgttttctgttttccaaCGGATGGTGGTTTCACTATCGCGCGATACCGGCGGCACTTGTTATAACAAATTGCTCAACGGGCGGGAAAATTAGTTATCCCCGGTGCGCGGCAAGTACCCGCTCGGTTTCCGGTttcggtgtttgtttgttttgtcagcAGTTAAATATACTTCCGCATGTTTAGCGTCGTACATTGCGCCAAATGGGTGATGCTAATGAGGGAACTGTTCTCAGTGAGCTTTGTTCTGATAGGGCTATTTAAagagtttccttttttcaatgAATCTCTTACAAAAGCATCGCAGCGTGTAGTCCTATGGGCAGTGTATTGTGTCTAGTAAGTAAGTTTTTTGCAACTACTAGCTGGTAGTCAAGAATGATGGAAAAGTTTGTAGTTTGTGTAAAGCTGTTGCTAGAAACAACCCCACCATCTCTTGCGGCACAAAAGTTAACGAACGTATTGTTTCATAAGGCAATGCCACGTCCAAGCAAATTTTCTCCACGAAGCGTTTATGCAGTGTTTACGTCACATTAAACCTCATCATGAACTTCCTGGCGGGAACtggaaaatgaaaagtcaAACTGGACGCTAAATGCGGTGAAATTTTTGCATCCTAACCCTGCACTGATCAACGTTGAGATAACACCGAGTGACAATATTTTTACTTGTATGATTGGTTtgattttacatattttaaaaatagaaataattttaaataataattgtaaatcgcaattttaataaaaaaatagatattTTTACCAATTATCTAAAGATAAGAACAATGCATAACGAGAAACAAGGCAGCATGAAAAAATAATCTACAGCaatcaatttcaaatattttaagtCGAAAAATACAATTAAGCTGTAAAGTAGATATGTTTGAAATTGATATATTATCAATATATACAAGCTATCTTTTAATCAAcatataaaatgaaaatatttgtaagcTATGGAAAATTAGTTCTTCTAAAAAATTTATATTTCTCGTACCTTTCCTGTACCGCGAAGGGTTACTGccttcgtgtgtttgtgcttcgCTTTCATAtcctatcatcatcatcgacgtCATTATTATGTAAACACTCACGTACAGTCCTCCCTCAGTGCCAGGTAGGTACCAGCAGCCGGTCAGCTACTGGCAAAGAATTACCGTCTTGTCTTGTTGAAGCCCTCGCTAACGGTGGCAGTTCCGGTTCGAGTTTGACGCCGGGAGGGCTACAACACTTCCGATCGTACTTAACCAAGACACGAACCTTTCGAGTGATCCCGTCACGATGAACGCGTCCAACCCTGCAGCTCTGTGTAGAAACTGACCAAGACGATAtgttaaaaaacaaacccctttTCGGTACCAGCCTATCGAGTCTGTGCTGTTGTCATGTGGTTCACTATTGACTTTTTGACCCACACGGCTACCGATATGCTGGAGCGGTGAAAAGCGAAAACACTTGCCACGATGGCTAGCACAGCTAAGGAGCCGACGGTGAAAAATCAATTGCAAATTCCCATAATCACGTCTAATTTAGGAATAATAATACCTTCCCGCCGTTAATCATTGCGCCTAGACGGCGGTCGCTTGTGACGCGTTAGGGGCAGCAAGGTTCACTTCAAGAAACAGACGGAACGGATGCAAGGGTTGAAAGTGAAGTCACAGAAGGTTGATTCAAAGGATGCCAAAATGGACAGGGTCACATTTTGTGCCAGTGCTTCCGTGTAGCTTTCTTGAAGCGTTTTTGGCACAGGTAGTGAACATACCAattgatttcttttgtttagTGAGCACAATTTTAAATTGCTAAACCATAATCGTGtttgtggtttatttttcAGAAATCTAGCATTCTGCTGATGACAATTAGAACTGAGGGATAATTAGAACCTGCAGTTTTATATGATAGACATGCTAAGCGAAACCACTCAATTCGTATAATCAAGCAATTACCATTGGaagtaatattttaattgttttaaacatgATCATACTTCTCTTCCATTTTACGATTCAATTTTGTAATTGTGAGCATGTGATTTATTATCCGGTTTGGCATAAACACGTCACTGTGTATATCGGTAATACACATGAGCCTCAAATTTATTTTGCCATGTAATATATTGGGAATTGGACGAACGCTCATTTGAAGACAGCTCTAAGCTACATCTCGTCTTTTTAGCAGGCCTTGTGTCTGTTTAGCATTTTAGTTttgaaaattatattattttaagaTTGATTATGTTAAGCCTCATCTTGATTTGCTGAGCTGCCGTTAATGCCATGGGTTAAGCTGTATATTATAAATAATCTTTGTCGccttggcaaaaaaaaacttacaagCTTTTGTAATTACAAGGAGGAACTTACAAGTTTTAAAATACTGAACAAACGTTTCCTGTGAATTATTTATAAGTATCTCTAATCCAAAACTGAAATGAACTTTTGATTACAATTTCAAACCAATGAAATAAATATCTGCATAtcatatgaatgaaatcataaaacaaacaggCATATTGTTTGCAAATATTGAATGAACATCCTTCAAATTCGATCCCAAATATTTGTGCACAAACCATTCCCAGTGCCTTATAATCCGTCACAAACAA
Coding sequences within:
- the LOC120905176 gene encoding neurotrimin-like, with amino-acid sequence MTVSPTYKNTFHSGLEPMTGMKLNRTKTEDCTSRLAYIFLNRATISSDTIRVDPKFSAPIANVTVPVGREGVMTCTVHDLYKYKVAWLRVDTQTILTIETLVITKSERIAITHTEQRIWQLRIKDIRESDKGWYMCQINTDPMKSQMGYLDVVVPPDILDYPTSQDMVVLEGTNVTLTCAATGVPEPTVNWKREGDKSITSVEDSGITSHDGAMLHIYHIQRHNAGSYHCIASNGVPPTVSKRIIVTVNFQPIVRLPTRQYYAELGGRVTLECHSEAQPNSINYWMKGKGEIILQGGTYDSTLEDHVFKVTMRITIRLEKASDYGVYKCVAKNSLGTTEESVRVYRKTSKTKQVENQVIQQSNYLGSTTFLKNYTDNKINEILLTASAASSSCGAHGPFGWLVVGIALVTVKTL